A DNA window from Pseudomonas resinovorans NBRC 106553 contains the following coding sequences:
- the fliO gene encoding flagellar biosynthetic protein FliO yields the protein MRRLLFAGLLLLPLGGFAAEPAATTVTPAPAALASQAGSGMAAQLGQLGIGLLLVVGLIFLLAWLMRRVQQLGPRGGQVIKLVATQALGPRDRLVLVQVGGEQILLGISAGRIAPLHVLKEPVPTGEAQSASPEFAQRLMELLGKDKH from the coding sequence ATGCGCCGTCTTCTCTTCGCGGGGCTGCTCCTGCTGCCCCTGGGCGGCTTCGCCGCCGAACCCGCCGCGACCACTGTCACCCCTGCGCCGGCTGCCCTAGCCAGCCAGGCCGGCAGCGGCATGGCCGCGCAACTGGGCCAGCTGGGCATCGGCCTGTTGCTGGTGGTGGGGCTGATCTTCCTGCTCGCCTGGCTGATGCGTCGCGTCCAGCAGCTCGGCCCCCGTGGCGGCCAGGTGATCAAGCTGGTGGCGACCCAGGCCCTCGGCCCCCGTGATCGGCTGGTGCTGGTGCAGGTGGGTGGCGAGCAGATCCTCCTGGGGATCAGCGCCGGGCGCATCGCGCCGCTGCACGTGCTGAAAGAGCCGGTGCCCACGGGCGAGGCCCAGTCCGCCAGCCCGGAATTCGCCCAACGCCTGATGGAACTGCTCGGCAAGGACAAGCATTGA
- the fliN gene encoding flagellar motor switch protein FliN, protein MANDMDTPTPEEQALADEWAAALSEAGDASQDDIDALMNQGAAAPSSPRAPMEEFGSMPKATGPVTLDGPNLDVILDIPVSISMEVGNTDITIRNLLQLNQGSVIELDRLAGEPLDVLVNGTLIAHGEVVVVNEKFGIRLTDVISPSERIKKLR, encoded by the coding sequence ATGGCAAACGACATGGATACCCCCACCCCCGAAGAACAGGCACTGGCCGATGAATGGGCCGCGGCCCTGTCCGAAGCCGGTGACGCGTCCCAGGACGACATCGACGCCCTGATGAACCAGGGCGCCGCCGCGCCGAGTTCGCCACGGGCGCCCATGGAAGAATTCGGCAGCATGCCCAAGGCCACCGGCCCGGTGACCCTGGACGGTCCCAACCTGGATGTGATCCTCGACATCCCGGTGTCCATCTCCATGGAAGTGGGCAATACCGACATCACCATCCGCAACCTGCTGCAGCTCAACCAGGGTTCGGTGATCGAGCTCGACCGCCTGGCCGGCGAGCCGCTGGATGTGCTGGTCAACGGCACCCTGATCGCCCACGGCGAAGTGGTGGTGGTGAACGAGAAGTTCGGTATCCGGCTGACCGATGTGATCAGTCCGAGCGAACGCATCAAGAAGCTGCGCTGA
- the fliM gene encoding flagellar motor switch protein FliM: MAVQDLLSQDEIDALLHGVDDGLVETETDADPTSVKSYDLTSQDRIVRGRMPTLEMINERFARYTRISMFNLLRRSADVAVGGVQVMKFGEYVHSLYVPTSLNLVKMKPLRGTSLFILDAKLVFKLVDNFFGGDGRHAKIEGREFTPTELRVVRMVLDQAFVDLAEAWHAVMEVNFEYMNSEVNPALANIVSPSEVVVVSTFHIELDGGGGDLHVTMPYSMIEPIREMLDAGFQSDVDDQDERWIKALREDILDVSVPVAATVVRRQLKLRDILHMQPGDVIPVELPEHMIMRANGVPAFKAKLGSHKGNLSLQILEPIERQR; this comes from the coding sequence ATGGCTGTTCAAGACCTGCTGTCCCAGGACGAGATCGACGCGCTGCTGCACGGCGTCGACGACGGCCTGGTGGAAACCGAAACCGATGCCGATCCCACCAGCGTCAAAAGCTATGACCTGACCAGCCAGGACCGCATCGTCCGGGGGCGCATGCCGACCCTGGAAATGATCAACGAGCGTTTCGCCCGCTACACCCGCATCAGCATGTTCAACCTGCTGCGCCGCTCGGCCGATGTGGCGGTGGGCGGCGTGCAGGTGATGAAGTTCGGCGAGTACGTGCATTCGCTCTACGTGCCCACCAGCCTCAACCTGGTGAAGATGAAGCCGCTGCGCGGCACCTCGCTGTTCATCCTCGACGCCAAGCTGGTGTTCAAGCTGGTGGACAACTTCTTCGGCGGTGACGGCCGCCACGCCAAGATCGAGGGCCGCGAGTTCACCCCCACCGAGCTGCGCGTGGTGCGCATGGTGCTGGACCAGGCCTTCGTCGACCTGGCCGAAGCCTGGCACGCGGTGATGGAAGTGAACTTCGAATACATGAACTCGGAAGTGAACCCGGCCCTGGCCAACATCGTCAGCCCCAGCGAAGTGGTGGTGGTGTCCACCTTCCATATCGAGCTGGACGGCGGCGGCGGCGACCTGCACGTCACCATGCCCTATTCGATGATCGAGCCGATCCGCGAGATGCTCGACGCCGGCTTCCAGTCCGACGTCGACGACCAGGACGAGCGCTGGATCAAGGCCCTGCGCGAGGACATCCTCGACGTCAGCGTGCCGGTGGCCGCCACCGTGGTGCGCCGCCAGCTCAAGCTGCGGGACATCCTGCACATGCAGCCGGGGGACGTCATTCCCGTGGAGCTGCCCGAACACATGATCATGCGCGCCAACGGCGTGCCGGCCTTCAAGGCCAAGCTTGGATCGCACAAGGGCAACCTGTCCCTGCAGATCCTCGAACCTATCGAACGCCAGCGCTGA
- the fliL gene encoding flagellar basal body-associated protein FliL, which yields MATKQAKAPAEGGAAGGKSKLKLIILGVVALLLAIGLSVGATWFFLSRGDKAAEPAKEEASAAPTRQPAIYQDMAPAFVVNFNQNGRQRYMQVSVALMARDQAQLDALKVHMPVLRNKLVMLFSGQSFENLITPVGKEMLRQQATATVQELAKQETGAMTVEQVLFTNFVLQ from the coding sequence ATGGCGACGAAACAAGCGAAGGCCCCGGCAGAGGGTGGTGCGGCAGGTGGCAAGAGCAAGCTGAAGCTCATCATCCTCGGCGTGGTCGCGCTATTGCTGGCGATCGGCCTGTCGGTGGGGGCCACCTGGTTCTTCCTCAGTCGCGGCGACAAGGCCGCCGAGCCCGCCAAGGAAGAGGCGAGCGCCGCGCCTACGCGGCAACCGGCCATCTACCAGGACATGGCGCCGGCCTTCGTGGTCAACTTCAACCAGAACGGTCGCCAGCGCTACATGCAGGTGAGCGTGGCGCTGATGGCCCGTGACCAGGCCCAGCTCGACGCGCTCAAGGTGCACATGCCGGTGCTGCGCAACAAGCTGGTCATGCTGTTCTCCGGGCAGAGCTTCGAGAACCTGATCACACCGGTTGGCAAGGAGATGCTGCGCCAGCAGGCCACCGCCACGGTGCAGGAACTGGCCAAGCAGGAGACCGGCGCGATGACCGTCGAGCAAGTGCTCTTCACCAACTTCGTATTGCAGTAG
- a CDS encoding flagellar hook-length control protein FliK yields MPVAPDLLLQARPEVKPKAPAAKAPDKPVETSKGEASSFAQMYAKERQAKAAERNDAAAKQAKDKTDEVAGQEKPTADPAATAPAVADSGKALPAEEGETSEASVPEEQVLDPLLLMAMTGQAPADDAAAAAELGSELLPVPPTVNSAAPATLSEASLDPDLDQLNGLPAVKMALEQGAQAAQQAQNATQTAPTADQDFASALAAFADEPLEAGEGKLDSELSTATLSVEVADGLGENKGEVRNELLASRLNSLSQAISQQAAQAQRAPVLVPGQPVPLNQGGFSEAVVDRVMWLSSQNLKSAEIQLDPQELGRLEVRVNLNQDQTQVTFASPNANVRDALEGQMHRLRDMFAQQGMNQPDVNVSDQSLSRGWQGQGGDGERRGGNRADFGAGSGDEEISVSHSEIRPTHSGGRGLVDYYA; encoded by the coding sequence ATGCCCGTTGCCCCCGATCTGCTTCTTCAGGCCAGGCCTGAGGTGAAGCCGAAAGCACCGGCCGCGAAAGCCCCGGATAAACCGGTGGAAACCAGCAAGGGCGAGGCATCCAGCTTCGCCCAGATGTATGCCAAGGAACGTCAGGCCAAGGCCGCCGAGCGCAACGACGCGGCTGCCAAGCAGGCCAAGGACAAGACCGATGAAGTGGCCGGCCAGGAAAAGCCGACCGCCGACCCTGCCGCCACCGCGCCCGCCGTTGCCGATAGCGGCAAGGCCTTGCCGGCCGAAGAGGGCGAGACCAGCGAAGCTTCGGTCCCCGAAGAGCAGGTCCTGGACCCACTGCTGCTGATGGCCATGACCGGCCAGGCACCGGCCGATGACGCTGCCGCCGCCGCCGAGCTCGGCAGCGAGCTGCTGCCTGTGCCGCCCACGGTCAACAGCGCGGCCCCGGCTACCCTGAGCGAGGCCAGCCTCGACCCCGACCTGGATCAGCTCAACGGCTTGCCGGCGGTGAAAATGGCCCTCGAACAGGGTGCCCAGGCCGCCCAGCAGGCACAGAACGCCACGCAGACGGCGCCCACCGCCGACCAGGACTTCGCCAGCGCCCTGGCCGCCTTCGCGGACGAGCCGCTGGAAGCGGGCGAGGGCAAGCTGGACAGCGAACTGTCGACCGCCACCTTGTCGGTGGAGGTGGCCGATGGCCTGGGCGAGAACAAGGGCGAGGTGCGCAACGAACTGCTCGCCAGTCGTCTCAACAGCCTGAGCCAGGCCATCAGCCAGCAGGCCGCCCAGGCCCAGCGTGCGCCGGTCTTGGTGCCGGGCCAGCCGGTGCCGTTGAACCAGGGCGGCTTCAGCGAAGCGGTGGTGGACCGGGTGATGTGGCTGTCCAGCCAGAACCTCAAGTCCGCCGAGATCCAGCTCGATCCGCAGGAGCTGGGCCGCCTCGAGGTACGGGTGAACCTGAACCAGGACCAGACCCAGGTGACCTTCGCCAGTCCCAACGCCAACGTCCGCGACGCCCTCGAAGGGCAGATGCACCGTCTGCGCGACATGTTCGCCCAGCAGGGCATGAACCAGCCGGACGTGAACGTCTCCGACCAGTCCCTCAGCCGTGGCTGGCAAGGGCAGGGCGGTGACGGCGAGCGCCGTGGCGGCAACCGTGCCGATTTTGGCGCCGGCAGCGGCGATGAGGAAATCTCGGTCAGCCACAGCGAGATTCGTCCGACCCACAGCGGCGGGCGTGGCCTGGTGGACTACTACGCCTGA
- a CDS encoding Hpt domain-containing protein: protein MSDIHLDHSVLSALRDVMEDEFPVLLDTFLADSTERLRQIQDSQRLADSQALRLAAHSFKGSCSNMGALLLAGLCKQLEDIAHRDQLADAPALILQIEEEFLIVRALMQEERRGLAG, encoded by the coding sequence TTGTCCGATATCCATCTCGACCATTCAGTGCTGTCTGCCCTGCGGGACGTCATGGAGGACGAGTTTCCGGTGTTGCTGGATACCTTCCTGGCGGACTCGACCGAACGCCTGCGGCAGATCCAGGACAGCCAGCGGCTAGCCGACAGCCAGGCGCTGCGCCTGGCTGCCCACAGCTTCAAGGGCAGCTGCAGCAATATGGGCGCGCTCCTGCTGGCGGGCCTGTGCAAGCAGCTGGAAGACATCGCCCATCGCGACCAGTTGGCCGACGCGCCTGCCCTTATCCTGCAGATCGAAGAAGAGTTCCTCATCGTGCGCGCGCTGATGCAGGAAGAGCGTCGCGGGCTGGCCGGCTGA
- a CDS encoding fused response regulator/phosphatase has product MPSPLTILIAEDNAADRLLLSTIVSRQGHRALTAANGLEAVSLFQQEQPQLVLMDALMPVMDGFEAARRIKQLAGEALVPIIFLTSLTENEALVRCLEAGGDDFLAKPYNRVILEAKIKALDRLRRLQDTVLQQRDLIARHNEHLVTEQRVAKAVFDKVAHSGCLSAPNIRYLQSPYALFNGDLLLAAYKPSGGMHVLLGDFTGHGLPAAIGAMPLAEVFYGMTAKGYAMADILREMNAKLKRILPVGVFCCATFLNLSFQRRMVEVWNGGLPDGYLRRAGSGERVPLVSRHLPLGVLEQSAFNAHFEAYPIETDDRIFLVSDGVLETRNDNDEVFGDQRLREVFDANGDGNRLFDEIQLALSAFRGHAQDDVSMIEVRMLDEVTERAKLAFTDSGHSSPLDWSASFEFRAQTLKRFNPLPFLLQLLLEVQGLRDQGGALYTVLAELYSNALEHGVLGLDSSLKRNAEGFARYYRERSERLAALEAGYVRFNLQLLPEGRGGRLIVKVQDSGKGFDLAGVLAGPTSMDSLCGRGLTLVSKLAAHCEPGEGGQGIHVEFRWPAQA; this is encoded by the coding sequence ATGCCGTCGCCGCTGACGATCCTGATTGCCGAGGACAACGCGGCGGACAGGCTGCTGCTTTCCACCATCGTCAGTCGCCAGGGCCATCGCGCCCTCACCGCCGCCAATGGCCTGGAAGCCGTGTCGCTGTTCCAGCAGGAACAGCCGCAGCTGGTGCTGATGGACGCCCTGATGCCGGTCATGGACGGCTTCGAGGCGGCCCGGCGGATCAAGCAGCTGGCGGGCGAGGCCCTGGTGCCGATCATCTTCCTCACCTCGCTGACCGAGAACGAGGCCCTGGTGCGCTGCCTGGAGGCCGGCGGCGACGACTTTCTCGCCAAGCCCTACAACCGCGTCATCCTCGAAGCCAAGATCAAGGCGCTCGACCGCCTGCGCCGCCTGCAGGACACCGTGCTGCAGCAGCGTGACCTGATCGCCCGGCACAACGAGCACCTGGTCACCGAGCAGCGGGTGGCCAAGGCGGTGTTCGACAAGGTGGCGCATTCCGGCTGCCTGAGCGCGCCGAACATCCGCTACCTGCAATCGCCCTATGCGCTGTTCAACGGCGACCTGCTGCTGGCCGCCTACAAGCCGTCCGGCGGCATGCACGTGCTGCTCGGCGACTTCACCGGCCATGGCCTGCCGGCGGCCATCGGCGCCATGCCGCTGGCCGAGGTGTTCTACGGCATGACCGCCAAGGGCTACGCCATGGCGGACATCCTGCGGGAGATGAACGCCAAGCTGAAACGCATCCTGCCGGTGGGGGTGTTCTGCTGCGCCACCTTCCTCAACCTGAGCTTCCAGCGGCGCATGGTCGAGGTGTGGAACGGCGGCCTGCCGGACGGCTACCTGCGCCGCGCCGGCAGCGGCGAGCGGGTGCCGCTGGTGTCCCGCCACCTGCCGCTGGGGGTGCTCGAGCAGAGCGCCTTCAATGCCCACTTCGAGGCGTACCCCATCGAGACCGACGACCGCATCTTCCTGGTCTCCGATGGTGTGCTGGAAACCCGCAACGACAACGACGAAGTCTTTGGCGACCAGCGCCTGCGCGAGGTGTTCGACGCCAACGGCGATGGCAATCGCCTGTTCGACGAGATCCAGCTGGCTCTTAGCGCCTTCCGTGGTCACGCCCAGGACGACGTGAGCATGATCGAGGTGCGCATGCTCGATGAGGTCACCGAGCGCGCCAAGCTGGCCTTCACCGACAGCGGCCATTCCAGTCCGCTGGATTGGTCCGCCAGCTTCGAATTCCGCGCCCAGACCCTCAAGCGCTTCAATCCCTTGCCCTTCCTCCTGCAGCTCCTGCTGGAGGTCCAGGGCCTGCGCGACCAGGGCGGGGCACTCTACACCGTGCTCGCCGAGCTCTATTCCAACGCCCTGGAACATGGCGTGCTGGGGCTGGACTCCTCCCTGAAACGCAATGCCGAGGGCTTCGCCCGCTACTACCGTGAGCGCAGCGAGCGCCTGGCCGCCCTGGAGGCCGGATATGTGCGCTTCAACCTGCAATTGCTTCCCGAGGGACGGGGAGGGCGCCTGATCGTCAAGGTGCAGGACAGCGGCAAGGGCTTCGACCTGGCGGGCGTATTGGCCGGCCCGACATCGATGGACAGCCTCTGCGGCCGGGGCCTGACCCTGGTGAGCAAGCTCGCGGCCCACTGCGAGCCCGGCGAGGGCGGCCAGGGCATACATGTGGAGTTCCGCTGGCCCGCTCAGGCATAA
- a CDS encoding STAS domain-containing protein encodes MAITSMPSDDGQELTITIQGRFDFGAHQEFRDAYERVNTTPKRYVVDLKGTTYLDSSALGMLLLLRDHAGGERAQIRLANCNPDVRKILAISNFEQLFQIA; translated from the coding sequence ATGGCCATTACCTCGATGCCCTCCGATGATGGGCAGGAGCTGACCATCACCATCCAGGGACGTTTCGATTTCGGCGCCCACCAGGAATTCCGCGACGCCTACGAGCGCGTCAACACCACCCCCAAGCGCTACGTCGTGGACCTCAAGGGCACCACCTACCTCGACAGCTCTGCCCTCGGCATGCTGCTCCTGCTGCGTGACCACGCCGGCGGCGAACGAGCGCAGATCCGCCTCGCCAACTGCAACCCCGACGTCCGCAAGATCCTCGCCATTTCCAACTTCGAACAACTGTTCCAGATCGCCTGA
- the fliJ gene encoding flagellar export protein FliJ, giving the protein MSGTRAARLAPVVEMAARAEREAARMLGRCQGQVTQAEMKLGELERYRGDYQQQWIEEGKRGVSGQWLMNYQRFLSQLESAIGQQAQSVKWHRDNLDKARAAWQQRHARLEGLRKLVQRYLDEARAIEDKREQKLLDELVQRMPGRGEG; this is encoded by the coding sequence ATGTCCGGCACCCGTGCGGCGCGCCTGGCGCCGGTAGTCGAAATGGCCGCCCGCGCCGAGCGCGAGGCGGCGCGCATGTTGGGCCGCTGCCAGGGCCAGGTGACCCAGGCGGAGATGAAGCTCGGCGAGCTGGAACGCTATCGTGGCGACTACCAGCAGCAGTGGATCGAGGAGGGCAAGCGCGGGGTTTCCGGCCAGTGGCTGATGAACTACCAGCGCTTCCTGTCCCAGCTGGAATCGGCCATCGGCCAGCAGGCGCAGAGCGTCAAATGGCACCGCGACAACCTCGACAAGGCACGTGCCGCCTGGCAACAGCGCCACGCTCGCCTGGAAGGGTTGCGCAAGCTGGTGCAGCGCTACCTCGATGAAGCCCGTGCAATCGAAGACAAGCGCGAGCAGAAGTTGCTCGATGAGCTGGTGCAGCGGATGCCGGGACGGGGGGAGGGCTGA
- the fliI gene encoding flagellar protein export ATPase FliI, with protein sequence MRIERASFAKRLAGYNDVIDLPTQPLVEGRLLRMVGLTLEAEGLRAPVGSRCLVINDDSYHPVQVEAEVMGFAGSKIYLMPVGSLSGIAPGARVVPLPDTGRLPMGMSMLGRVLDGAGRALDGKGGMKAEDWVPMDGPTINPLKRHPISEPLDVGIRSINALLTVGRGQRLGLFAGTGVGKSVLLGMMTRFTEAEIIVVGLIGERGREVKEFIEHILGEEGLKRSVVVASPADDAPLMRLRAAMYCTRIAEYFRDKGKNVLLLMDSLTRFAQAQREIALAIGEPPATKGYPPSVFAKLPKLVERAGNAEQGGGSITAFYTVLSEGDDQQDPIADAARGVLDGHFVLSRRLAEEGHYPAIDIEASISRVMPQVVSPEQMKLAQRFKQLWSRYQQSRDLISVGAYVAGGDPDTDLAIARQPTMSAFLRQALDESEGLAPSAQRLAASLGVQG encoded by the coding sequence ATGCGTATTGAGCGGGCCAGCTTCGCCAAGCGCCTGGCGGGTTACAACGACGTCATCGACCTGCCCACGCAACCCCTGGTGGAAGGCCGCCTGCTGCGCATGGTGGGCCTCACCCTGGAAGCGGAAGGCCTGCGTGCGCCGGTCGGCAGCCGTTGCCTGGTGATCAACGACGACAGCTATCACCCGGTGCAGGTGGAGGCCGAGGTGATGGGTTTTGCCGGCAGCAAGATCTACCTGATGCCGGTGGGCAGCCTGTCGGGCATCGCGCCCGGCGCCCGGGTGGTGCCCCTGCCGGATACCGGCCGCCTGCCCATGGGCATGTCCATGCTCGGTCGGGTGCTCGATGGCGCCGGCCGCGCACTGGACGGCAAGGGCGGCATGAAGGCCGAGGACTGGGTGCCGATGGACGGCCCCACCATCAACCCCCTGAAGCGCCACCCCATCAGCGAGCCGCTGGATGTGGGCATTCGCTCGATCAATGCGCTGCTCACCGTCGGCCGTGGCCAGCGCCTCGGCCTGTTCGCCGGTACCGGCGTGGGCAAGAGCGTGCTGCTGGGCATGATGACCCGCTTCACCGAGGCGGAGATCATCGTCGTCGGCCTGATCGGCGAACGGGGCCGCGAGGTGAAGGAATTCATCGAGCACATCCTCGGCGAAGAAGGCCTCAAGCGTTCCGTAGTGGTGGCCTCGCCGGCGGACGATGCGCCGCTTATGCGCCTGCGCGCCGCCATGTACTGCACCCGTATCGCCGAATACTTCCGCGACAAGGGCAAGAATGTCCTGTTGCTGATGGATTCCCTGACCCGTTTCGCCCAGGCCCAGCGCGAGATCGCCCTGGCCATCGGCGAGCCGCCGGCCACCAAGGGCTATCCGCCCTCGGTGTTCGCCAAGCTGCCGAAGCTGGTGGAACGCGCCGGCAATGCCGAGCAGGGCGGCGGCTCCATCACCGCCTTCTACACCGTGCTTTCCGAGGGTGACGACCAGCAGGACCCCATCGCCGACGCCGCGCGCGGCGTGCTCGATGGCCACTTCGTGCTGTCCCGTCGCCTGGCCGAGGAAGGCCACTACCCGGCCATCGATATCGAGGCGTCCATCAGCCGGGTCATGCCCCAGGTGGTCAGTCCGGAGCAAATGAAGCTGGCCCAGCGCTTCAAGCAGCTCTGGTCGCGCTACCAGCAGAGCCGCGACCTGATCAGCGTGGGCGCCTATGTCGCCGGCGGCGATCCCGATACCGACCTGGCCATCGCCCGCCAGCCGACCATGAGCGCCTTCCTGCGCCAGGCCCTGGACGAGAGCGAAGGCCTGGCCCCGAGCGCCCAGCGCCTGGCGGCTTCCCTCGGCGTCCAGGGCTGA
- the fliH gene encoding flagellar assembly protein FliH, with translation MASKESPSELIRAKDVNVFDRWSLPSFDPAGAEPEVEPEPEAAVTAAEPEPEPQIEEVPIEDVKPLTLDELEAIRQDAYNEGFATGERDGFHAGQLKARQEAETALNARVAQLETLMGQLLEPIAEQDRQIEESLIHLTSLITRQVIQRELRTDSSQIRHVLREALKLLPMGASNLRIHINPQDFEQVKALRERHEESWRILEDEALEPGGCRVETEHSRIDASIETRLAQAMKQLFEQQREQKVHPPSADLVLDLDAPDSLDHAY, from the coding sequence ATGGCCAGCAAGGAATCGCCAAGCGAACTGATCCGCGCCAAGGACGTCAACGTCTTCGATCGCTGGTCGCTGCCCAGCTTCGACCCGGCCGGCGCGGAGCCGGAGGTCGAGCCCGAGCCGGAAGCGGCGGTCACCGCCGCCGAGCCCGAGCCGGAACCGCAGATCGAGGAAGTGCCCATTGAGGACGTCAAGCCGCTGACGCTGGACGAACTCGAGGCCATCCGCCAGGACGCCTACAACGAAGGCTTCGCCACCGGCGAGCGCGACGGCTTCCATGCCGGCCAGCTCAAGGCCCGGCAGGAAGCCGAGACGGCCCTGAACGCGCGCGTGGCCCAGCTGGAGACCCTCATGGGCCAGCTGCTGGAGCCCATCGCCGAACAGGACCGGCAGATCGAGGAATCCCTGATACACCTCACCAGCCTGATCACCCGCCAGGTGATCCAGCGCGAGCTGCGCACCGATTCCAGCCAGATCCGCCATGTGCTGCGCGAGGCCCTGAAGCTGTTGCCCATGGGCGCCAGCAATCTGCGCATCCACATCAACCCGCAGGACTTCGAGCAGGTCAAAGCCCTGCGCGAACGCCACGAGGAAAGCTGGCGCATCCTCGAGGACGAAGCCCTGGAGCCGGGTGGCTGCCGTGTCGAGACCGAACATTCGCGCATCGATGCCAGTATCGAAACGCGGCTCGCCCAGGCCATGAAGCAACTCTTCGAGCAACAGCGCGAGCAGAAGGTGCATCCGCCGTCCGCCGACCTGGTGCTGGACCTGGACGCCCCGGACAGCCTCGACCATGCGTATTGA
- the fliG gene encoding flagellar motor switch protein FliG: MSENRAAVKLNKVDKAAILLLSLGETDAAQVLRHMGPKEVQRVGVAMAQMRNIHREQVEQVMSEFVEMVGDQTSLGVGADGYIRKMLTQALGEDKANNLIDRILLGGSTSGLDSLKWMEPRAVADVIRYEHPQIQAIVVAYLDPDQAAEVLSHFDHKVRLDIVLRVSSLNTVQPSALKELNLILEKQFAGNANTTRTTMGGVKRAADIMNFLDSSVEGQLMDSIREVDEDLSTQIEDLMFVFDNLADVDDRGIQALLREVSSDVLVLALKGSDEAIKEKVFKNMSKRAAELLRDDLEAKGPVRVSDVESAQKEILTIARRMAEAGEIVLGGKGGEEMI; the protein is encoded by the coding sequence ATGAGTGAAAATCGCGCCGCGGTCAAGCTGAACAAGGTCGACAAGGCCGCCATCCTGCTGCTGTCGCTCGGCGAGACCGACGCCGCCCAGGTGCTCCGCCACATGGGGCCCAAGGAAGTGCAGCGGGTCGGCGTCGCCATGGCGCAGATGCGCAACATCCACCGCGAACAGGTGGAGCAGGTGATGAGCGAGTTCGTCGAGATGGTCGGCGACCAGACCAGCCTGGGCGTCGGCGCCGATGGCTACATCCGCAAGATGCTCACCCAGGCGCTCGGCGAGGACAAGGCCAACAACCTGATCGACCGCATCCTGCTGGGCGGCAGCACCAGTGGCCTGGACAGCCTGAAGTGGATGGAGCCGCGCGCCGTGGCCGACGTGATCCGCTACGAGCACCCGCAGATCCAGGCCATCGTGGTCGCCTACCTCGACCCGGACCAGGCCGCCGAAGTGCTCAGCCACTTCGACCACAAGGTGCGCCTGGACATCGTCCTGCGCGTGTCTTCGCTCAACACCGTGCAGCCTTCCGCGCTCAAGGAACTCAACCTGATCCTCGAGAAGCAGTTCGCCGGCAACGCCAATACCACCCGCACCACCATGGGCGGCGTGAAGCGCGCGGCGGACATCATGAACTTCCTCGACAGCTCGGTCGAAGGCCAGCTGATGGACTCGATCCGCGAAGTGGACGAGGACCTCTCGACCCAGATCGAGGACCTGATGTTCGTCTTCGACAACCTGGCCGATGTCGACGACCGTGGCATCCAGGCGCTGCTGCGCGAGGTTTCCTCCGATGTGCTGGTGCTGGCCCTCAAGGGCTCGGACGAGGCGATCAAGGAAAAGGTCTTCAAGAACATGTCCAAGCGTGCCGCCGAACTGCTGCGCGACGACCTCGAGGCCAAGGGCCCGGTGCGCGTCAGCGACGTGGAGTCGGCACAGAAGGAAATCCTCACCATCGCCCGCCGCATGGCCGAAGCCGGGGAAATCGTCCTCGGTGGCAAGGGCGGCGAAGAAATGATCTGA